A portion of the Oxynema aestuarii AP17 genome contains these proteins:
- a CDS encoding DNA cytosine methyltransferase, whose protein sequence is MNEFQRPIAVDLFAGAGGIGLGFEQAGFDVLAAVEIDPIHCATHEYNFPDCAILCQSVIETTGEQIRRASTIGDREIDVVFGGPPCQGFSTIGKRALDDPRNALVFHFLRLILELKPKYFVMENVRGMTFGKHISVLLEIIDKFQANGYRVEEKYQVLNAANYGVPQKRERLFLIGSRADRPLPDYPAAIVRPPRSKRSPTATMASLPEGPTVWDAIGDLPEVENYPELLDRDWAIAEYGAPSEYASYLRGLRRCPTDYAYPRLFDRQRLTASARSQHTPESIARFAATPPGETESISRFRRLDPNGTCNTLRAGTPSNRGAYTSPRPIHPVTPRCITVREAARIHSYPDWFGFHATKWHGFRQVGNSVPPLLAKAVASEIRRALAVEVEPPQGAIACGDRALLELTMSQAAERYQVDPHTIEPRLRRRRRPPVATEAPGLS, encoded by the coding sequence ATGAACGAATTCCAACGACCCATCGCTGTAGATTTATTCGCCGGAGCGGGCGGGATCGGCCTCGGCTTCGAGCAAGCGGGCTTCGACGTCCTGGCTGCGGTAGAAATCGATCCGATTCACTGTGCCACCCACGAGTACAATTTTCCGGACTGTGCGATCCTCTGTCAGAGCGTCATCGAGACGACAGGGGAGCAAATCCGACGGGCTTCGACGATCGGCGATCGCGAAATTGACGTAGTCTTTGGCGGGCCGCCCTGTCAGGGATTTTCTACGATTGGCAAACGGGCTTTAGACGACCCGCGCAATGCTTTAGTATTTCACTTTTTACGGTTAATTTTAGAGCTAAAACCGAAATATTTTGTGATGGAAAATGTCCGGGGAATGACCTTCGGAAAACATATTTCCGTGTTATTAGAAATTATCGATAAATTTCAGGCCAACGGCTATCGGGTCGAGGAAAAATATCAAGTTCTCAATGCGGCGAATTATGGCGTACCGCAAAAACGAGAACGCTTGTTTTTAATCGGATCGCGCGCCGATCGCCCCTTACCGGACTATCCGGCGGCGATCGTGCGACCGCCCCGATCTAAAAGATCTCCAACGGCTACAATGGCGTCCCTCCCTGAAGGACCCACGGTCTGGGATGCGATCGGCGATCTGCCCGAAGTCGAAAATTACCCCGAACTACTCGATCGCGATTGGGCGATCGCCGAATACGGCGCCCCCAGCGAATACGCGAGCTACCTGCGCGGTCTGAGGCGCTGCCCGACCGATTACGCCTACCCGCGCCTGTTCGACCGCCAACGGCTCACCGCAAGTGCGCGCAGCCAACATACGCCGGAATCGATCGCCCGCTTTGCAGCGACCCCACCCGGGGAAACCGAGTCGATCAGCCGCTTCCGCCGACTCGATCCCAACGGCACCTGCAACACCCTGCGCGCCGGAACGCCGAGCAATCGGGGCGCCTACACGTCCCCCCGTCCGATCCACCCGGTGACCCCGCGCTGCATTACCGTGCGCGAAGCGGCTCGCATCCACTCTTACCCGGACTGGTTCGGCTTCCACGCGACCAAGTGGCACGGATTCCGCCAAGTGGGGAATTCGGTGCCGCCGTTGTTGGCGAAAGCCGTCGCCTCGGAGATCCGGCGGGCGCTGGCGGTCGAGGTGGAGCCGCCGCAAGGGGCGATCGCGTGCGGCGATCGCGCTTTGTTGGAATTAACGATGTCTCAAGCTGCCGAACGCTATCAGGTCGATCCGCACACGATCGAGCCGCGACTCAGACGCCGACGGCGCCCGCCCGTAGCGACAGAAGCGCCCGGTCTGAGTTAA
- a CDS encoding ThiF family adenylyltransferase, which translates to MSIFFHEQLYRTPEIMARMRSFPVTVCGAGALGANLTESLARMGFSQLSTIDRDRVEERNLSTQPYYRSDIGAFKAKILANSLYRAIGIKINAKTKELTSENSGDLIDSKTRVIVDTFDNSIARQAVKDYCDRTKIPGLHIGMASDYAEIIWNENYRVPSPSNDDICDYPLARNLVTLTVAIACETLVTFVATGERKNLTVTLADLAIAPY; encoded by the coding sequence ATGTCTATTTTCTTTCACGAACAACTGTACAGAACGCCGGAAATAATGGCAAGAATGCGATCGTTTCCGGTGACGGTTTGCGGCGCGGGGGCGTTGGGCGCGAATTTAACTGAAAGTTTGGCGCGTATGGGATTTTCGCAGCTTTCAACCATCGATCGCGATCGCGTGGAAGAGCGCAATTTATCCACTCAACCCTATTACCGTTCCGATATCGGTGCTTTTAAAGCCAAGATTCTCGCCAACAGTTTGTATCGGGCGATCGGTATTAAAATTAATGCCAAAACGAAGGAATTAACGTCGGAAAATAGTGGCGATTTAATCGACTCAAAAACCCGTGTAATTGTCGATACCTTTGACAATAGCATCGCCCGTCAAGCGGTCAAAGATTACTGCGATCGCACCAAGATTCCCGGGTTACATATTGGGATGGCTAGTGACTATGCCGAAATTATTTGGAATGAAAATTATCGCGTTCCTTCTCCAAGTAATGACGATATTTGTGACTATCCGCTAGCCCGCAATTTAGTCACCCTAACGGTGGCGATCGCCTGCGAAACGCTGGTGACTTTTGTTGCAACCGGAGAACGGAAAAACTTAACCGTGACTTTGGCAGATTTGGCGATCGCCCCGTATTAG
- a CDS encoding PAS domain S-box protein, which translates to MENLEYKVFFNLSPDLFGIIDTRGYFQQVNPAWEKTLGWTESELRSHRWLDWVHPDDIADTLEQIAQITRRHKGRSPGFFEIRYRHKHGHYMRLVWRFAQSEEGNLYAVVRPVEDASLLPAVETRYLECVQLSERKFRQLYEATRDAVMLLDEDSFFDCNRATLKLFGCESLDRFCGKHPSEFSPPMQPNGRDSLSLAREYIEMALEMGSCSFEWLHRRVDGSQFPAEVSLTTMEVGGRKVLQAIVRDISDRKQAERALRESEERFRRIFNDCPISMVLCEGDRAQISHVNRTFRRLLGYNPSEFSQLTLEDLTHVEDREKERPYIERVMAGEIESYEIEKRLVERNGRIRWARVTYTGLRDRDGSIAYGLAMVEDISERKQAEAALRESEARLQAILDNSNATIYLKDLQGRYLLVNRRYETLLERSRQDILGKTDFDLFPREQAQTIWERERRVLQLGVPLELEEAIAHVDGEHTYISHKFPLYDESGYPYAVCGIATDISDRKRAEIALQKAHNELEKRVEERTAELTRAANLLQEESSKRLKVLEALRTAKERAEAANRAKSTFLANMSHELRTPLNAIVGYSEMLEEEAEDLGYEDLIPDLDKIRKSGKHLLNLINDILDISKIEAGQMGLYLETFDIASLVDVVVTSTQPLIEKNGNVFEVECDPHLGTMHADLTKVQQILLNLISNAAKFTESGRISLRIDRVAQWEGVREASAKQNRAWGGVGRVDGVGAIVFEVADTGIGMSEEQIERIFEPFMQADVSTTRKYGGTGLGLAIGRHFCQLMGGYISVESELGKGSSFRVYLPNQVVDLKAQGMALAGRSHQKAM; encoded by the coding sequence ATGGAAAATTTAGAATATAAAGTCTTTTTCAATCTTTCGCCGGATTTGTTTGGAATTATCGATACCCGAGGATATTTTCAACAAGTCAATCCGGCGTGGGAAAAGACCTTGGGATGGACGGAGTCGGAGTTGCGATCGCACCGTTGGTTAGACTGGGTTCACCCCGACGATATTGCCGATACCCTCGAACAAATCGCTCAAATCACCCGTCGCCACAAAGGGCGATCGCCGGGATTTTTCGAGATCCGCTACCGCCACAAACACGGACATTACATGCGCTTAGTCTGGCGGTTCGCGCAATCGGAAGAAGGGAACCTATACGCCGTAGTGCGTCCGGTTGAAGACGCCAGCTTACTCCCCGCCGTCGAGACGCGCTATCTCGAATGCGTTCAGTTATCGGAGCGGAAATTTCGGCAACTCTACGAAGCTACCCGAGATGCAGTGATGTTGCTCGATGAAGATTCTTTTTTCGACTGCAACCGGGCCACCTTGAAACTGTTCGGTTGCGAATCCCTCGATCGCTTTTGCGGGAAGCATCCGAGCGAGTTTTCGCCGCCGATGCAACCGAACGGACGGGACTCGCTGAGTTTGGCGCGGGAGTATATCGAGATGGCGTTGGAGATGGGGAGTTGTTCGTTTGAGTGGCTGCACCGACGGGTGGACGGGTCTCAATTTCCGGCAGAAGTTTCGCTGACGACGATGGAAGTCGGCGGACGCAAGGTGTTGCAGGCGATCGTCCGCGATATCAGCGATCGCAAACAGGCGGAACGCGCCTTGCGCGAGAGTGAAGAACGGTTTCGCCGCATTTTTAATGACTGTCCGATCTCGATGGTGTTATGCGAAGGCGATCGCGCCCAAATCTCTCATGTAAATCGCACATTTCGCCGCCTCCTCGGTTACAACCCTTCGGAATTTAGCCAGCTCACTCTAGAAGACCTCACTCATGTAGAGGATCGAGAGAAAGAAAGACCGTATATCGAGCGGGTGATGGCCGGAGAAATCGAAAGTTATGAAATTGAAAAACGACTCGTCGAGCGCAATGGTAGAATTCGCTGGGCGCGGGTGACTTATACCGGATTGCGCGATCGCGACGGCAGCATTGCCTACGGTTTGGCGATGGTCGAAGATATTAGCGAACGCAAGCAAGCGGAAGCGGCGTTACGGGAAAGTGAAGCCCGCTTGCAGGCGATTCTCGACAATTCCAACGCCACGATCTATCTGAAAGATTTGCAAGGGCGTTACTTATTAGTCAACCGTCGTTACGAAACCCTATTGGAGCGATCGCGCCAGGACATTTTAGGAAAAACCGATTTCGATTTATTTCCTCGCGAACAAGCCCAAACCATTTGGGAACGAGAGCGTCGAGTTTTGCAATTGGGCGTTCCTTTGGAATTAGAAGAAGCGATCGCCCACGTGGATGGGGAACATACCTATATTTCTCATAAATTCCCCCTTTACGACGAATCCGGCTATCCTTATGCCGTCTGTGGCATTGCGACCGATATCAGCGATCGCAAACGGGCAGAAATCGCCTTGCAAAAAGCCCACAACGAGCTAGAAAAACGAGTCGAAGAACGCACTGCGGAACTCACCCGGGCGGCCAATCTCTTGCAAGAAGAAAGCAGCAAGCGCCTCAAAGTTCTCGAAGCTTTGCGCACCGCCAAAGAGCGGGCGGAAGCGGCCAATCGCGCTAAAAGTACCTTTTTAGCGAATATGAGTCACGAATTGCGAACGCCCCTCAACGCGATCGTCGGCTATAGTGAAATGCTCGAAGAAGAAGCCGAGGACTTGGGGTATGAAGATTTAATTCCCGATTTGGATAAAATCCGCAAATCTGGCAAGCATTTACTGAATTTAATTAACGATATCCTCGATATTTCTAAAATCGAAGCGGGTCAAATGGGTCTGTATCTCGAAACTTTCGATATTGCCAGCTTAGTGGATGTCGTCGTCACCTCAACGCAACCGTTAATCGAGAAAAATGGGAATGTCTTCGAGGTGGAATGCGACCCGCATTTAGGGACAATGCACGCCGATTTGACCAAAGTTCAGCAAATTTTACTCAACCTGATTAGTAATGCGGCAAAATTTACCGAATCGGGTCGTATTTCTCTACGCATCGATCGGGTCGCACAATGGGAGGGCGTTCGCGAAGCGTCTGCGAAGCAAAATCGCGCTTGGGGCGGCGTCGGTCGGGTGGATGGGGTGGGGGCGATTGTATTCGAGGTCGCCGATACGGGCATTGGTATGAGCGAGGAGCAGATCGAGCGCATTTTCGAGCCGTTCATGCAAGCGGATGTCTCGACCACGCGCAAATATGGCGGAACCGGGTTAGGCTTGGCCATTGGCCGTCATTTTTGCCAGTTAATGGGCGGATATATTAGCGTCGAGAGCGAACTGGGTAAAGGGTCGTCTTTTCGGGTTTACTTGCCCAATCAGGTTGTGGATCTCAAAGCTCAAGGGATGGCCCTGGCGGGGCGATCGCACCAAAAAGCAATGTGA
- a CDS encoding DUF4214 domain-containing protein, with amino-acid sequence MKSVKIWTRLSLVSAIAIASALTVAVPEPASAGQSCEARGSWTASLNLPDLYRAPSSHSDRAARFVRACRELDDCYNQAGSDKDRCDLAFFEQLEDECVRAYGRTAALTNPALSECDRAADEIYEVVSRSRASQRAYLQAQESQQRRWEEQVSRLYREMLDRRPSLRVTRDYVEALERGWSLDRVREDIAYSRDAEDAIEEIYEDVLDREPDRRGMDTYQRALARGWDLEKVREDIAYSDEAERAINRIYREVLGRNADRSGLRTYRKALARGRSLRDIRRDIENSDEARRRRPR; translated from the coding sequence ATGAAGTCAGTCAAGATATGGACCCGATTGAGTTTGGTCTCGGCGATCGCGATCGCGTCCGCCCTCACCGTGGCCGTCCCCGAACCCGCCTCCGCAGGGCAAAGCTGTGAAGCCCGAGGCAGTTGGACGGCGAGCTTGAACTTACCCGATCTCTACCGCGCGCCGTCGAGTCATTCCGATCGCGCCGCCCGCTTCGTTCGCGCCTGTAGGGAACTTGACGATTGCTACAACCAAGCGGGAAGCGATAAAGATCGCTGCGATTTGGCCTTTTTCGAGCAACTCGAAGACGAGTGCGTTCGCGCTTACGGCAGAACCGCCGCCCTCACCAATCCGGCCCTGTCCGAATGCGATCGCGCGGCAGACGAAATTTACGAGGTCGTTTCCCGTTCGCGGGCGAGTCAGCGCGCCTACCTGCAAGCGCAAGAAAGCCAACAACGACGCTGGGAAGAACAAGTCAGCCGCCTTTATCGCGAAATGCTCGATCGCCGTCCCAGTTTGCGCGTCACTCGCGATTATGTCGAAGCCCTCGAACGCGGTTGGAGCCTCGATCGCGTTCGGGAAGATATCGCCTACAGTCGCGACGCCGAAGACGCGATCGAAGAAATTTATGAAGACGTGCTCGACCGCGAACCGGACCGCCGGGGAATGGATACCTACCAACGCGCCTTAGCGCGCGGTTGGGATTTAGAAAAAGTTCGCGAAGATATCGCCTACAGCGACGAAGCCGAACGGGCCATCAACCGCATTTATCGAGAAGTTTTGGGTCGCAACGCCGATCGTAGCGGGCTGAGAACCTATAGAAAAGCCCTGGCCCGAGGGAGAAGTTTGCGCGACATTCGCCGCGATATCGAAAATAGCGACGAAGCGCGACGCAGACGCCCCCGGTAG
- a CDS encoding eCIS core domain-containing protein, whose product MQTSHPIKLFGAFLGLTIFSVTFYHRDVRPRVSSCPPSATVGGQLCRGKMPKPLLEKAWGQMGAIAYQAAAQVIESNNTRPQPLDETQKQFLRPYFGDLVDRVEVVYDATLMEDWVAASFKINVGQSNAQVYGNKIYIKQPYQPGDLQQIVLLAHELTHCQQYEELGSLGKFGYEYFKEYKRANENYRENKLEQEAFTLEKEFARWLSEQIETHDRSHHDHSH is encoded by the coding sequence ATGCAAACCTCCCATCCCATTAAACTTTTTGGTGCATTTCTCGGGCTGACGATCTTCAGCGTCACCTTCTATCATCGTGACGTTCGACCCCGCGTCTCTTCCTGTCCCCCTTCCGCAACCGTCGGCGGGCAACTCTGTCGGGGCAAAATGCCCAAACCCTTGTTAGAAAAAGCGTGGGGACAAATGGGGGCGATCGCCTATCAAGCGGCGGCGCAAGTGATCGAATCCAACAATACTCGCCCCCAACCCCTCGACGAAACGCAAAAACAATTCTTGAGACCCTACTTTGGCGATCTCGTCGATCGCGTGGAAGTGGTTTACGATGCAACCCTGATGGAAGATTGGGTCGCTGCCAGTTTTAAAATTAATGTCGGTCAGTCCAACGCGCAAGTTTACGGCAATAAAATTTATATCAAACAACCCTACCAACCGGGAGATTTACAGCAAATTGTTCTCCTCGCCCACGAACTGACCCACTGCCAACAATACGAAGAACTCGGCAGTTTAGGAAAATTTGGATATGAATATTTTAAAGAATATAAAAGAGCGAATGAAAACTATCGAGAGAATAAATTAGAACAAGAAGCCTTTACCTTAGAAAAAGAGTTTGCTCGCTGGCTTTCAGAACAAATCGAAACCCACGATCGCAGCCACCACGACCATTCTCACTAA
- a CDS encoding RNA 2'-phosphotransferase: MDNSRVTQISKYLSYHLRHKPEKIGLSIQLGGWVGVEELLSLAEKHGFLITREELEIVVKNNNKQRFSFDESGERIRANQGHSIAIDLQLTPQIPPDLLYHGTGDRFVASILAKGLLKMSRHHVHLSGDRETARQVGMRHGKPVIFSIDSAQMYRNSYQFYRSENGVWLVDAVPPIYLSQLP; the protein is encoded by the coding sequence ATGGACAATTCTCGTGTAACTCAAATTAGCAAATATCTCAGCTATCATTTGCGACATAAACCCGAAAAAATTGGTTTATCGATACAACTCGGGGGCTGGGTTGGCGTTGAAGAGCTTTTAAGCCTCGCCGAGAAACATGGGTTTTTGATAACTCGCGAAGAATTAGAAATTGTTGTTAAAAATAACAATAAACAACGGTTTTCATTCGATGAATCTGGGGAAAGAATTCGCGCCAATCAAGGACATAGTATCGCGATCGACTTGCAACTCACTCCGCAAATTCCTCCCGATCTTCTTTATCACGGAACAGGCGATCGCTTCGTGGCCTCTATTTTAGCAAAAGGCTTGCTCAAAATGTCACGCCATCACGTTCACTTGTCCGGCGATCGCGAAACGGCTCGTCAAGTAGGAATGAGACATGGAAAACCCGTTATTTTTAGCATTGATAGCGCCCAAATGTATCGTAATTCTTATCAATTTTATCGTTCCGAAAACGGCGTTTGGCTCGTCGATGCCGTTCCGCCGATCTACTTGAGCCAATTGCCTTAA
- a CDS encoding pentapeptide repeat-containing protein: MQIQDLLSVKTFIPSSSRVLRRRTAIAVWTLAASLGLRSVADAQNPADLQRLLDLNQCQACDLIGVNLSRANLIGADISSTNLSAANLRETDLRAADLTGSNLSDANLERSDLTGANLTGTNLSGASLIGAQLLGANLFLIDLGNANLEEANLSGTDLARIYMEGANLTKAQLVGTNLTGAELVGVNFTKANLNGTNLNSASLRQANLRGAMLRGALMQGVSLRDANLSNTSLQGAFLEKADLERADLSDADLSGANLNGANLKEANLTRTNLTGASLTNAILTDAIVEDINLTGANLCDALLPDGKKGKCP, translated from the coding sequence ATGCAGATCCAAGATCTTCTCTCCGTGAAAACATTTATCCCTTCGTCGAGTCGGGTTCTCCGTCGGAGGACGGCGATCGCCGTTTGGACTCTCGCCGCCAGTCTGGGGCTACGATCCGTCGCCGACGCCCAAAACCCCGCCGATCTCCAACGCTTACTCGATCTCAATCAATGTCAAGCCTGCGACCTGATCGGAGTCAATCTCAGCCGCGCTAATTTAATTGGAGCGGACATCAGCAGTACGAACCTGTCTGCCGCCAATTTGAGGGAAACTGACTTGAGAGCTGCCGATTTAACCGGATCGAATCTGAGCGATGCCAATTTGGAGCGATCGGATCTGACCGGGGCCAATCTGACCGGAACCAATTTGAGTGGGGCGAGTTTGATCGGCGCCCAACTGCTCGGCGCTAACTTATTTTTGATCGATTTGGGCAATGCCAATTTAGAGGAAGCGAACCTCAGTGGTACGGATTTGGCCCGCATCTACATGGAAGGGGCGAACCTGACCAAAGCGCAGTTAGTGGGCACCAATTTAACCGGGGCGGAGTTGGTCGGCGTCAATTTTACGAAAGCCAATCTCAACGGCACCAATCTCAACAGTGCCAGTCTCAGACAAGCCAATTTACGCGGGGCGATGTTGCGCGGGGCACTGATGCAAGGGGTCAGCTTGCGCGATGCCAATTTGAGCAATACCAGTTTACAAGGGGCGTTTTTAGAAAAAGCCGATTTAGAACGGGCTGATTTGAGCGATGCCGATTTAAGCGGGGCGAATTTGAATGGAGCGAATTTAAAAGAAGCGAATTTGACGCGCACGAACTTGACGGGAGCGAGCTTGACGAATGCGATTCTCACCGATGCCATTGTCGAGGATATTAATTTGACGGGAGCAAATCTGTGTGACGCGCTTCTGCCCGATGGAAAAAAGGGGAAATGTCCCTGA
- a CDS encoding NUDIX domain-containing protein, which translates to MLKVKSCGVLVMQNLPQTSFLLMVKPNRYDLPKGHLEAGEDELTCALRELYEETAIPAEAIALDPTFRFHEVYQVKNYKRHGGQTVEKTLIIFLGWLQKPIEIHPCEHDDFIWMQWNPPHQIQPRTIDPLLKKVETHFSYRKIK; encoded by the coding sequence ATGCTTAAAGTGAAATCGTGCGGTGTTTTAGTCATGCAAAACCTACCGCAAACCAGTTTTTTATTAATGGTCAAGCCGAATCGTTACGACTTGCCAAAAGGTCATCTCGAAGCGGGAGAAGATGAATTAACTTGTGCCCTACGCGAACTTTACGAAGAAACTGCCATTCCCGCCGAGGCGATCGCCCTCGATCCGACCTTTCGTTTTCATGAAGTTTATCAAGTCAAAAACTATAAAAGACATGGAGGACAGACCGTTGAGAAAACGCTTATTATCTTTCTAGGGTGGCTCCAAAAACCTATCGAAATTCACCCCTGCGAACACGACGATTTTATCTGGATGCAGTGGAATCCACCCCATCAAATTCAACCCCGAACGATCGACCCGCTTTTAAAAAAGGTCGAAACCCATTTTTCCTATCGGAAAATTAAATAA
- a CDS encoding glycoside hydrolase family 57 protein codes for MAIGYVALVLHAHLPFVRHPESDYVLEEEWLYEAITETYIPLLRVFEGLKQDGIDFKITMSMTPPLVSMLRDPLLQDRYDEHLAKLEELTELEIEHNAHNGHIRYLAEHYAAEFNAARELWERYDRDLVTAFKQFQDTNNLEIITCGATHGYLPLMKMYPQAVWAQIQVACEHYEENFGRPPKGIWLPECAYYEGVERMLADAGLRYFLTDGHGILYARPRPRFGTYAPIFTECGVAAFGRDHESSQQVWSSEVGYPGAPEYREFYKDLGWEAEYEYIKPYIMPNGQRKNTGIKYHKITGRGLGLGDKALYDPYWAREKTTEHAGNFMFNRERQVEHLHGIMQRPPIIVSPYDAELFGHWWYEGPWFIDYLFRKSWYDQNTYDMTHLADYLRAEPTQQVCRPSQSSWGYKGFHEYWLNETNAWIYPHLHKAAERVIELSYREPADELELRALNQAARELLLAQSSDWAFIMRTGTMVPYAVRRTRSHLMRLNKIYDDLNQDKVDSGWLEKVEAIDNIFPNINYRVYRPL; via the coding sequence ATGGCTATTGGCTACGTTGCTCTAGTTCTCCACGCCCATCTTCCTTTCGTCAGACACCCCGAAAGTGACTACGTTCTAGAAGAAGAATGGCTTTACGAAGCGATTACTGAAACCTACATCCCATTATTGCGAGTCTTTGAAGGTTTAAAGCAAGATGGGATCGATTTCAAAATCACCATGAGCATGACACCGCCGTTGGTGTCGATGCTGCGCGATCCACTCCTGCAAGATCGTTACGACGAACATCTGGCCAAACTGGAAGAACTGACCGAATTAGAAATCGAACATAACGCACATAACGGTCACATCCGTTATTTGGCCGAACATTACGCGGCGGAATTCAATGCCGCCCGCGAACTGTGGGAGCGTTACGATCGCGATTTGGTCACCGCGTTCAAACAATTCCAAGATACGAATAATCTCGAAATTATCACCTGCGGCGCCACCCACGGCTACTTACCGTTGATGAAAATGTATCCGCAAGCGGTTTGGGCGCAAATCCAGGTCGCCTGCGAACATTACGAGGAGAATTTCGGGCGTCCGCCAAAAGGGATTTGGTTGCCGGAATGCGCCTACTACGAAGGAGTCGAGCGGATGCTCGCCGACGCAGGGTTGCGATATTTCCTCACCGACGGACACGGGATTCTGTACGCCCGTCCCCGTCCTCGGTTTGGGACTTACGCCCCGATTTTTACCGAGTGCGGGGTTGCCGCCTTCGGACGGGATCACGAATCGTCCCAACAGGTTTGGTCTTCGGAGGTCGGATATCCCGGCGCGCCGGAATATCGAGAGTTTTACAAAGATTTAGGTTGGGAAGCGGAGTACGAATATATCAAACCGTACATCATGCCCAACGGACAGCGTAAAAATACGGGAATTAAATACCACAAGATTACCGGGCGCGGTTTGGGTTTGGGCGATAAGGCGCTTTACGATCCCTACTGGGCCCGGGAAAAAACGACGGAACACGCGGGGAATTTTATGTTCAACCGCGAACGCCAGGTGGAACACCTCCACGGGATCATGCAGCGTCCGCCGATTATTGTCTCGCCTTACGATGCGGAGTTGTTCGGTCACTGGTGGTATGAGGGCCCGTGGTTTATCGATTATTTGTTCCGCAAGTCGTGGTACGACCAAAATACTTACGACATGACCCATTTGGCGGATTATTTGCGCGCGGAACCGACCCAGCAAGTTTGCCGTCCGTCGCAGTCGAGTTGGGGTTACAAGGGCTTCCACGAGTATTGGCTCAACGAAACGAATGCCTGGATTTACCCGCATTTGCACAAGGCGGCGGAACGGGTGATCGAGTTGAGTTACCGCGAACCTGCGGACGAGTTGGAGTTACGCGCGCTCAATCAGGCGGCGCGGGAATTGTTGCTGGCGCAGTCGTCGGACTGGGCGTTTATTATGCGGACGGGAACGATGGTGCCTTATGCGGTGCGCCGGACGCGATCGCATTTGATGCGCCTCAATAAAATTTACGACGATCTCAATCAGGACAAGGTCGATTCGGGATGGCTGGAAAAAGTCGAGGCGATCGATAATATTTTCCCGAATATCAATTATCGAGTTTACCGCCCTCTTTAA